TAGAGCATAAGTTTCCAGAAAGTATTAAATACGAGCCTGGAAAGTTTGTTCACCAGGATCTCAAATATCCGCCGCAATCAATGGATTCCATTAAATATAGCCAGGAGATGCAAGCAGCCGCTGCAGCTGCAGCCGGTAAATATGACATGAAATTCATGATAGATCAACATGCTGGCAAATTTCCCGGTGATCTACCATCACCCCATGGACCCCCTTCCGGAAAACCGTACAGCAGCGGTGGCAGTGATGCCACAACGAAAGTACAAGACCTCAAGGGTGGTTATCCACCACCTAACTTGGGACCACCTCCAGTTAGTATTGCTTCTACCCCAGGCGACAATCCTCCTACGCATAAATTTTTGGGAGGTCCGCAAGAGTCTTCTCCGCCAACTCATGGCCAACCACCAGGTGCGACACCACCACCCGGGTTGGCTATGCCGAAGCCACATTACGAGCATCAGGTGCAGCATCCCATGGCGAGACCACCATTTGAATCAGCAGCTGGCCTCATGATGAAATATGGTGACCCAATGGTTGGAAAATATGGTCCTCAAGATCTTAAGTATCCACCACTTCAAGGCCCTCCTACAGACATGAGCACTGGTGGCATGAAACCTTCTCCATATGGCGAAAACCTTGTGAAACCTTTACCGTATAGTGGTCAACTTGAAGTGGGTCATAAATACCCTCCTTCCGAAAGCCCTATAGATGCGTCGGCACGCTCTACGCCTGGGCAGGACAGCCAGAGTAGTAATAGCAGTTCATTACCTTCGAACCAACAACAATTTCAGTCGCCCCACCCCTCACCGCATATGCCGTCACCAGCTGGGGGCGGTCTCCCGCCTGGTATGCACCCACAGAATTTAATTTCACCACATAGTGGTCCTTTGTCCATACAATCGTCTCACCAAAGCCAGGTGTCCAGTGGATCAACGCCAAGTGGTCCACCAGCCCCTCAAGGTTTAATTCATCATCCCACACCAACGTCGGCGTCCAGCGGGAATGGCCCACAAGGTTTGCACCATCCCAGTCACCTTCCTCCCACTTCTGCTCCCCCAACATCCAACAGTGGAGCTCCTCATAGTATATCATCTATGGCTCCCTCAGGAATGCATCCACAACATATGCCTCCTGGACATCTGCCTCAATTACACAGGCCACATGCAGAATTACCGCCCGGTGCTGGAGGAATGCACCCTCATGCACCCATACCGCTATCTTTACAAAATCACGATCCTCGAAATGGGCCTCCGCTATCTTTGTCAAGTCATGGATTGGGGCATCATAGTCAAAATCCGCAACAAATTTCGTCGGGAACTGTACGTACGCCGTCGCCAGCTCAACCTCCCCAGAGATTAGGTATTCACGAAGAAAGATCTGGCGTGACAACAGCTTCCTCTACTCAATTACGAGATCCCCCTACATCACAGGCCTCATCGGGTCCTCCACCTCCCCCTCAGCAGTCTCCACATACACACCGTACATCGCCTCTACCAGGGTTGTCTAGCAATGTACCACCTGGCTTAATTGGTCATCCTATGCCAATTCACCCACACTTGGCGCATTTGCCCCCCGGTCACCCTGCTCATTCTAGCCATCACATGCTTCCACATTCTCTTGCTGGCTTAGGACCTGGGGCTGGTCCATTAGCATTGTTGGCTGGACCACCATCTCTTAATAGTATGCCTGAATCTGGTTTGAGTCGAAGAACACCACCTTCCTCACACATGCAGTCACCGCAACAACAACCTACTTCTTCTGCAAGTGGTCCAATGCCACCATCGCATGGTTCAAACCCACCAGTCTCGGCAACAACTTCGATGTCGAATACCAGTACTGTCCCATCATCGGCGTTTAGTCGAGCTAGTCCGAGCGTATCTACCAATTCGGGTCCTGGTGGCCCGAATCCACTTAGTGGACCCCCACATAGTGGTGGTAGTAACTCAGGGACCCCTAGCGGTCTAAACTCGTCTGCAGGCGGAGCTCATCGTTCCTCTTCACCTGCATCTAGTGTAGGCAGTCTAAGTCGACAGAGTCCACTGCATCCCGTTCCCCAGTCACCACTTAGTCATCATCCTTCGTCCTCAGCTCTTTCAGCGGCTGCAGCAGCTGTTGCAGAACGGGACAGACATGCTTTACTAAGACAACATTCACCGCATATGACACCTCCGCCTGTTTCGAGCGCTTCTGCTCTAATGGCAAGTCCATTGAGCAAGATGTATGGTCCGCAATCTGGGCAACGCGGCTTGGGAGCATCGCCCCCACCACATTTGCGCCCTGGTGCATCTCCACCTGTGATACGCCATCCACAAATGCCACTGCCATTGCCACTTATACCTGCAGGAGCTGGAATGCCCCCAATTGGTGTTCATCCGGGTCAATCTCCTTATCCTCACCCGCTTTTACATCCTTCAATGTTTTATTCGCCACATCATCACAGCCCATTCAATTCGCCATATGGATATGGACCGTATGGACCAGGTTTCCCAGCTTATATAAAACCTCCTGGTCCAGGTGGTTCATTGGAACAGGCAGTGATGGCTGCAGCTCATCATCCTGGTCTACAGGGACCACCACCCACTCGACCCGATGATCCAGCATTGGCAGCTGCGGTTGAAAAACAGAAACAGCAACAATTACAGCATCAACACatgcaacaacaacatcagcagcaacagcaacaacaacaacatcagcagcagcaacagcagcaacaacagcagcaacaacagcagcagcaacaacatcagcaacaacagcagcagcagcagcaacaacagatGCAACAGCAGCAACAGAACAAACCGCCAACACCAAAGACCCCACAAGGTAGTAATAACGGAAGTGGCAACAATGGCCCATCAACCCCAGGCCAACCCGCCGCTCCAACAGCTCTACCGCCTGCAGGATATCCTGGTTCACATATTCCCGGATATCCACCCCCGCCTCACGTATCGCCCTTTCAAGAAGTTGGCAAACCCCCACATATGTTACAGCCCACATCGCACATGGATGCTTTGCGAGCGCATGCTCATTCGGCAAGTTCGGGCTTGGTAGGGCCTTCTCAACCACACCATCATTCAACGGAACCGCGTATGTTATTAATTTCACTGTCATTTTCATGTAcattatttcacaaaaaaaatttattttttatagtgcCAATTGAGATTGAGCCAGATCCAGAACCGGAAATACCTAGTCCAACACATAATATACCACGTGGTCCTAGTCCTGAAGCTAAACCAGATGACACTGAATGTCATCGTTCCCAGTCAGCTATGTATGATGGAAACTATCAATTGACTAGCACaattatatacttatttctGATTTTTTCCACAGATTTGTTCGCCATATTGATCGCGGTGATTATAACTCTTGTACTAGAACTGATTTAATATTTAAGCCAGTAGCCGATTCCAAATTGGCACGTAAACGTGAAGACCGTGATCGTAAACTTGCCGAAAAAGAGAGAGAAAGGCGACAGGTACGTCTttgtttaaaaatcaattttattgtttagttTTCTCATTTATTCCTAATGACTACAGCAGCAACAAATgcaccaacaacaacagcagcagcaagcaGTCGCTGCCCAACAGGCAGCTCAACAGGCCAAACTTAAAGCTGAACTTAAACCTCCTTATACAGACACCCCAGCCCTGCGACAATTGTCAGAATATGCACGACCACATGTTGGTTTCAGGTAAGTATCGTAAATAAAAACGTAATTATCAGAATATTcggaaaagaaaaattaagtGTCGAAAATATACATAATACCATTTTTGAGATTGTAATTCTAGATAATTGTAAAATCCATGGAAAATACAGAAAATCTATAGTGAGAATTCAAacatcataattgtatatacttgtattgAAATTGACAACTCCTATCCCACACTATGATCTGATCGGAGAGATCTGATCTAAGTGTACGTGGCATGGACTGTGCAATTTGACTGCATGAACATGCTgtcaccagagaatgaagccgatccatttttgtcggcggcggctgacactaaatttttgccttcgGCGGCTTGGCGGAAAAGCCGATATAAAtatgtctattcggcggcggacaattatccattataaaatcaatttgaagttattcgaacggTAGTGAGATTAGTTGTAAACTAATCgtacaatcaaattttttgagcaaaatttttgcaaaattattataacagcttgatattgattgattgtggaggaaaggttcaacattttggcaaaaaatacgacaattattatttttctgatGTAAACcgatatttttgattgattGACGGCTAAATtttagtcgagatgagtcgatgtATTCGGCGTCGACTgtcaaaaaatggtcggcggcgcgactcggcggcgtcATTCTCTGCGTTGCACAGTGGTACCAAAtcgttttttaataattctgcaacttttgaacggataaagatatgtgtgaaagctgaggtgttttcctctaagtttggaAAATTGTGGGCccctagtgggtccacgggctgacctgtaggcgttgaaagttagTCACCTCGGGtgtacgaaattttgttttagctttcAACTCcccaattttgaaccgatttcgatgatttttttctgaatagAAATTGTAAAGCTCTACAAAAAGTGTACAATTGTCTCTTACCGTTCGCCAGATATAGgcccacaatttattttttttttttgtgcaaaattttgacaaagtagcgtcagtattttgaacctagAAGTTCCGTTTTTGAGTGGATCCGGaagttgaaattaaaaaaatacagaattttgacaattttttgggaaaaagtCGCATGCATTCTTTCTGacgtaacatttttttatagatttctaccaatcttttttttacttgtttcttatagaacaccaaataaggatacgttttaagcttttatcggcCATTTTGGCCAAATAGTATATGAATTCTTCTCCTCccaaaatcggcaatttttcaaaaattctcatttaGCAAAGCACCGATTATTGCTAAGCCGATCTCTTTTCCAAAAAGCCCCACAAACTAACTGTAAACGGTTTCAACGTCCTACCAGTAAACAGttgagaaatatgcaaattacaaaaaataacttttttttaatatgtccccacttttggggatttttgataccaattttgggaatggtgtatgcagcaatatttcttaaagcaattttccctgcaaaaatcaataaaacttGTAATGAGATCATAATTAATTCAAAAGTTATtaaggtttcaattcatatttttaatttccaaaaaatcggaatttttgaaaaaatttgttccttccccaaaaatttcaaatttccgtaattttttttttcaattacataaGACTAAAGTTCTCTCAAATAACTTTCCAACTATATGCGCCATAAACTTGCACTAAACATCACTAACTCGGGGCAAAATAATGCATTTCTGCAAAAGTACGTttttattggggctatacctaaatctgacacgttttaaatcaaacttggcacacttgacgatactatcaaatatactccttgtgcaaaatttgaagcatagcatgcatagctagaatgttaattctgttacctgtgcaaaatttcaagtaaattggagtgAAACTGTGGTCTCAGAGTGAAAATTTAGTTTCCGGTGctcatgtaaagggtgatactgtcaaaatttggtcaagggaaaacgcgtgtaaatcggtgaaatcgtttatttaaaaaatcaaattaaatttctttttcaagttcaattagtataaaattcaggaaaaatattcagttaggctttcgcttgacacctgccatcagattttgtacagccaccttgtccaccttcttcgccgcagaaagccagtttgccttgaactgctgctcgtccttagcagtttttttggtcttctttaggttccgcttgacaatagcccagtatttctcaattgggtggagctctggcgtgttgggagggttcttgtccttgggaaccacctgcacgttgttggcggcgtaccactccatggcctttttaccgtaatggcaagatgccaaatccggccaaaacagtacggaacaaccgtgtttcttcaggaaaggcaacagacgtttattcaaacactctttcacgtaaatttcttgattgccagtcccggaagctatgaaaatgctgattttcaagccacaggtacagatggcttgccaaaccagatatttctttgcgaactttgacagttttatgtgcttgaaaatatctgctacctttccccttccttttgccgtataaaactcctgtcccggaagctgcttgtagtcggctttgacgtaggtttcgtcgtccattaccacgcagtcaaacttcgtcagcatcgtcgtgtacagcctccgggatcgcgctttggccgtcgtattttgtttatcatcgcgatttggagtcactaccttcttgtaagtcgatagtccggctcgttttttggctcgatgcacggttgtagacgatacacccagcttatttgcggcatctcggagagagaggttagggtttcgcttgaaactaccggcaactctctttgtcgtctcagcggcttgcggttttcgatttccccccgatccagactttctggctgtcgacaaacgttccccaaacactttaattacatttgtaacggttgatttggcaacttttagcgattttaccagctttgcgtgcgagtagctcggattttcgcgatgcgcgagcaaaattttgatacgctgctcttcttgcttggacggcattttgacaactgatgagtgaattccaaaatcaaaataggagcaacattctacacacacaccttcaaaatgaggggtgttcaggttttttaaatgcaaaattgaaagaaatacgtcaagtttatattgaccaaattttgaccgtatcaccctttaagtgtaTATATATGGGTCCTATCTAAATcaaaaccgatttccaccaaattgatTGTACTACTAGCtggactccttgtgcaaaatttcaagcaaatctaaacaaagctctggcttctggggccataatgTAGTAACACcggattttgtcagtattttatatgGACCCTGAAGTATtcaaataattattccagctatTTGCTAAACTCATGCTGTATATAAAGTAGTTTTTAGCTGGCCGTGCAGCGGGGTACAgaattcgattttttaaaagtcAACTTCAATtccattatatttttaatataaagttcAATAATTTATGTTATTTGACGCCAGTAGTTTATTTTGGGCTAGTGGCGACGGAAGACCATAGACTTGTAATAGCAAAGACGGCAATAGgttggctaggttaggttaaagtgacagcccgattaagtttcaggctcacttagactattcagtccattgtgataccacattaactaaaagtacatattacatatgggcacttctagtctataCGATAGAtacatttccatattttttttaatatacttcATATTGatcaaaattaagattttacTCACTCAATAAAAAAACTACTACAATAAATtaacttgaaattttaaatatttgcggTTTTATAACTCTCAAAAACCTCTAATAAATTCGACTTATGggtaatcttaattttaatactttttccgacccgtaaactaaaataaaaatacttaaataaaaagctgaaataccaaaaaatgtctctagaaaaatattttggagcGTGAAagttacatatataaatttatacaatattttttataaaaatttacaatttgatATTCGTAATTTGCATGTATATTAACTATTGTTCATCGATTACAACTAAATTATTGATGAAATTATGTCGTTGTTATGGAGTCTATGGGTTTGTAAGATTTTTCCTAATGTTTCTAGAATTACGATCTCATTGAATATGGTAAAAACGATTTAGTGTATTTctagttataattttttttatatttgtatactTAGAAATCGATATAGAGATAACatcaaaattgtttcaaaatggaTTCTCTTTTGTCCTGAttgttttggcaaaaatgtatttcctctTTTATTTTGTTGCCCATCTTTTTGGGATATCacaaatgttattattttattttgtattttatttaaatttatttaaacagTTCGAAACCTTcgcttttgtttatttttattttccatatcacAATGAAGTAAagctattaaaatgaaattcattGTAATgtgttttttcttaaatatttaataatttcagtCCTGTTGAACAGATGGTACCCTATCATCATCCAATGGGGCCCATGTATAGTAGAGAAAGGTACATACGCAAACGATCAATTACATATATAATTTAGATAATAATTCACATAACCATGATTTGTATGACATTGCTGCTTGCCTACTCttttatatttcataaaatgcTTGATTTTATATTAACATATTAAATTATAATTCGTGGTGTTTTTTATGTGGCTAAGTGTTTAAAATTCGTTTTCAAAAGGTTACATCGATTCTTGCCATTAGCATTTGTTGAATGTTGCAAATAAGTCCATAATTTATCTGATATGTTGAACCAcgaattattattttgttaataaaaacatccaattaaattgcttttaataaaactttttttatgttaaaagtgcatgttttaattttttcaacattttgccactgctttgtttttttttttttcatttaatcatTTGCCCATAGTAATATctgtatctagaggtattgcacAGCCGAACACTATGtttatatgttatttttttcatttcagagAATTGGAAGAACTTAAAAATGCACAGGCAGCAGCGGCTGCTGGTCAATCACGTTTAGATCCTCATTGGATGGAATATTATAGACGGTAAGGctgatattttctaatttaaagTTACAAATACCTTacacccattttcatgaagctccgttagtgtttcgttagctaacgaacattTAAATGGCACTATGAGCATGTATGTCATCATGCCGGTATATTCATATGCCAgaataaatttgttaatttaatttaaccggagaaaaattttcttcctgccaactggcagttaaagtctaacgaagCTACAAGAAAATGCCCGTAATGGTAATAAGTAAGatcccaaaaatatttatatatatggtAAAGGCTTTTGAACTTTGATGTTCCTCATCTAAATCACCTTTGCCATAATATAAGTAGTAGAATGTACACGAGCGGAACAGGCATACGAaagttagaggtgtgcacgtgacacgaaattgtcgtgagtcacgctcatgacaacggggtgagtgtgcgtgattaacaaaccaaaacgtcgtgcgtgagcgtgagtcgcgaaaaaaatatcttcgtgagtgtgcgtgggtaaggaattacgctcacgaaaataatccagctcaccaacataaaacgcttaagatttaaattcatttacaattttaggaaTACCTGGTATGTtaagagtagaggtgtgcacgtgacacgaaattgtcgtgacacacGAACATTTCCGTGACTCacccgtgagtcgtgagtcacgctgacggcaacggcgtgagtgtgcgtgagcgtgattaaccaaccaaatgtcgtgcgtaagcgtgagtcacgaaaataatatcttcgtgagtgtgcgtgagtaacgaatttccaaaaaacacgctcacgaatataatcccgcttacgaaaataaaattcttacgagttgaattcatttataattttagtgacatcctagcttgtaagagttttataacgcactcgattttaaccatactcatgttttcagtcaggttctataggtaaatcactcataaaattattcgaagtttttcgtgagtcacgacatttttcgtgactcacgatatttttcgtgcgtCATGACAtgcaaaagattttcgtgcgtgagtgtgcgtgagtaaattttcttttcgtgagcgtgcgtgaccgtgagtcctaccaaaaaatatcgtgcgtgagtgtgcgtgaataagatttctccgtcgtgagtgagcgtgagcacaatattacttaggtgcacacc
This is a stretch of genomic DNA from Haematobia irritans isolate KBUSLIRL chromosome 4, ASM5000362v1, whole genome shotgun sequence. It encodes these proteins:
- the Gug gene encoding arginine-glutamic acid dipeptide repeats grunge isoform X7; this encodes MAASTQGEIRVGPGHQVNDVYAKLPDYNPISSFPVDKENDERELEIPRWSPGAMADGDLLMFLRAARSMAAFQGKYPPEEILKRMCDGGLEEGIVAATRDDTTINAHDVLHDNGYDPGKALQALVKAPLTKSIEKKWCEDEIKKFIKGLRQFGKNFFRIQKDLLPHKETPELVEFYYLWKKTPSANSNRPHRRRRQSALRRNRVTRASNTPPKKEDTPEPQSATSAPTTTTTTATTTASTATADKGRASPVVTKEETSSLTEDDVSECDSDSSLTHKRDESPSRMRTRNKQQTTPGTGAKCDQTQVTQPQPTANGKRPKRGSETPDNVASATAASTAAGVNVDSPKTPTKPPVSEGTANKRKTGRQETPNKKKRNDTEGSVTGGSNTDNQDESTDTSATAPVIVSISKDKRKRAESPVESTNSDSRSDSAMDDGESTNTDSAEQQSKDSKESTSSKEESSSGNSELDSAKSDKNVIQKTEVKMPEIDIKDKIKNVDEETNIQAPSSMTQNTGMVVVSDNSLKDIKAPTEDPLAIPPTKPVSSVVNPPQPPIPPIKVPTVEALNASVDRKEVGKLDMMDTDMPKDMLKKLANMKQEISTPPQTQQPPPQAQTILPEVVYFKKEPKDAVMDAVCNQNSNEPQDLKVKIEVKSEDVKPPLLGGLPPSSQGQTPMSLTTKRVDGPDSSQHQQIPPPPSHLAHPLVSGPPPGYVVEGGHLKFAAPPPQTNQPPPSSSLPTENSTISPAPGPPSSGPHSQQQKYPADIEHKFPESIKYEPGKFVHQDLKYPPQSMDSIKYSQEMQAAAAAAAGKYDMKFMIDQHAGKFPGDLPSPHGPPSGKPYSSGGSDATTKVQDLKGGYPPPNLGPPPVSIASTPGDNPPTHKFLGGPQESSPPTHGQPPGATPPPGLAMPKPHYEHQVQHPMARPPFESAAGLMMKYGDPMVGKYGPQDLKYPPLQGPPTDMSTGGMKPSPYGENLVKPLPYSGQLEVGHKYPPSESPIDASARSTPGQDSQSSNSSSLPSNQQQFQSPHPSPHMPSPAGGGLPPGMHPQNLISPHSGPLSIQSSHQSQVSSGSTPSGPPAPQGLIHHPTPTSASSGNGPQGLHHPSHLPPTSAPPTSNSGAPHSISSMAPSGMHPQHMPPGHLPQLHRPHAELPPGAGGMHPHAPIPLSLQNHDPRNGPPLSLSSHGLGHHSQNPQQISSGTVRTPSPAQPPQRLGIHEERSGVTTASSTQLRDPPTSQASSGPPPPPQQSPHTHRTSPLPGLSSNVPPGLIGHPMPIHPHLAHLPPGHPAHSSHHMLPHSLAGLGPGAGPLALLAGPPSLNSMPESGLSRRTPPSSHMQSPQQQPTSSASGPMPPSHGSNPPVSATTSMSNTSTVPSSAFSRASPSVSTNSGPGGPNPLSGPPHSGGSNSGTPSGLNSSAGGAHRSSSPASSVGSLSRQSPLHPVPQSPLSHHPSSSALSAAAAAVAERDRHALLRQHSPHMTPPPVSSASALMASPLSKMYGPQSGQRGLGASPPPHLRPGASPPVIRHPQMPLPLPLIPAGAGMPPIGVHPGQSPYPHPLLHPSMFYSPHHHSPFNSPYGYGPYGPGFPAYIKPPGPGGSLEQAVMAAAHHPGLQGPPPTRPDDPALAAAVEKQKQQQLQHQHMQQQHQQQQQQQQHQQQQQQQQQQQQQQQQQHQQQQQQQQQQQMQQQQQNKPPTPKTPQGSNNGSGNNGPSTPGQPAAPTALPPAGYPGSHIPGYPPPPHVSPFQEVGKPPHMLQPTSHMDALRAHAHSASSGLVGPSQPHHHSTEPLPIEIEPDPEPEIPSPTHNIPRGPSPEAKPDDTECHRSQSAIFVRHIDRGDYNSCTRTDLIFKPVADSKLARKREDRDRKLAEKERERRQQQQMHQQQQQQQAVAAQQAAQQAKLKAELKPPYTDTPALRQLSEYARPHVGFRELEELKNAQAAAAAGQSRLDPHWMEYYRRGIHPSQFPLYPNPAAISQMERERLGIPPHHVALDPSEHMIRLTREYHAHAHSHTHLHLPLPPQPQPPEAGFQLPPNVGQFPRPNMLMPREPHSDVLLRMSYADQLQYLQAAEFQRQSLHDQYFRQRPR
- the Gug gene encoding arginine-glutamic acid dipeptide repeats grunge isoform X6; the protein is MAASTQGEIRVGPGHQVNDVYAKLPDYNPISSFPVDKENDERELEIPRWSPGAMADGDLLMFLRAARSMAAFQGMCDGGLEEGIVAATRDDTTINAHDVLHDNGYDPGKALQALVKAPLTKSIEKKWCEDEIKKFIKGLRQFGKNFFRIQKDLLPHKETPELVEFYYLWKKTPSANSNRPHRRRRQSALRRNRVTRASNTPPKKEDTPEPQSATSAPTTTTTTATTTASTATADKGRASPVVTKEETSSLTEDDVSECDSDSSLTHKRDESPSRMRTRNKQQTTPGTGAKCDQTQVTQPQPTANGKRPKRGSETPDNVASATAASTAAGVNVDSPKTPTKPPVSEGTANKRKTGRQETPNKKKRNDTEGSVTGGSNTDNQDESTDTSATAPVIVSISKDKRKRAESPVESTNSDSRSDSAMDDGESTNTDSAEQQSKDSKESTSSKEESSSGNSELDSAKSDKNVIQKTEVKMPEIDIKDKIKNVDEETNIQAPSSMTQNTGMVVVSDNSLKDIKAPTEDPLAIPPTKPVSSVVNPPQPPIPPIKVPTVEALNASVDRKEVGKLDMMDTDMPKDMLKKLANMKQEISTPPQTQQPPPQAQTILPEVVYFKKEPKDAVMDAVCNQNSNEPQDLKVKIEVKSEDVKPPLLGGLPPSSQGQTPMSLTTKRVDGPDSSQHQQIPPPPSHLAHPLVSGPPPGYVVEGGHLKFAAPPPQTNQPPPSSSLPTENSTISPAPGPPSSGPHSQQQKYPADIEHKFPESIKYEPGKFVHQDLKYPPQSMDSIKYSQEMQAAAAAAAGKYDMKFMIDQHAGKFPGDLPSPHGPPSGKPYSSGGSDATTKVQDLKGGYPPPNLGPPPVSIASTPGDNPPTHKFLGGPQESSPPTHGQPPGATPPPGLAMPKPHYEHQVQHPMARPPFESAAGLMMKYGDPMVGKYGPQDLKYPPLQGPPTDMSTGGMKPSPYGENLVKPLPYSGQLEVGHKYPPSESPIDASARSTPGQDSQSSNSSSLPSNQQQFQSPHPSPHMPSPAGGGLPPGMHPQNLISPHSGPLSIQSSHQSQVSSGSTPSGPPAPQGLIHHPTPTSASSGNGPQGLHHPSHLPPTSAPPTSNSGAPHSISSMAPSGMHPQHMPPGHLPQLHRPHAELPPGAGGMHPHAPIPLSLQNHDPRNGPPLSLSSHGLGHHSQNPQQISSGTVRTPSPAQPPQRLGIHEERSGVTTASSTQLRDPPTSQASSGPPPPPQQSPHTHRTSPLPGLSSNVPPGLIGHPMPIHPHLAHLPPGHPAHSSHHMLPHSLAGLGPGAGPLALLAGPPSLNSMPESGLSRRTPPSSHMQSPQQQPTSSASGPMPPSHGSNPPVSATTSMSNTSTVPSSAFSRASPSVSTNSGPGGPNPLSGPPHSGGSNSGTPSGLNSSAGGAHRSSSPASSVGSLSRQSPLHPVPQSPLSHHPSSSALSAAAAAVAERDRHALLRQHSPHMTPPPVSSASALMASPLSKMYGPQSGQRGLGASPPPHLRPGASPPVIRHPQMPLPLPLIPAGAGMPPIGVHPGQSPYPHPLLHPSMFYSPHHHSPFNSPYGYGPYGPGFPAYIKPPGPGGSLEQAVMAAAHHPGLQGPPPTRPDDPALAAAVEKQKQQQLQHQHMQQQHQQQQQQQQHQQQQQQQQQQQQQQQQQHQQQQQQQQQQQMQQQQQNKPPTPKTPQGSNNGSGNNGPSTPGQPAAPTALPPAGYPGSHIPGYPPPPHVSPFQEVGKPPHMLQPTSHMDALRAHAHSASSGLVGPSQPHHHSTEPLPIEIEPDPEPEIPSPTHNIPRGPSPEAKPDDTECHRSQSAIFVRHIDRGDYNSCTRTDLIFKPVADSKLARKREDRDRKLAEKERERRQQQQMHQQQQQQQAVAAQQAAQQAKLKAELKPPYTDTPALRQLSEYARPHVGFSPVEQMVPYHHPMGPMYSRERELEELKNAQAAAAAGQSRLDPHWMEYYRRGIHPSQFPLYPNPAAISQMERERLGIPPHHVALDPSEHMIRLTREYHAHAHSHTHLHLPLPPQPQPPEAGFQLPPNVGQFPRPNMLMPREPHSDVLLRMSYADQLQYLQAAEFQRQSLHDQYFRQRPR